A genomic segment from Bradyrhizobium sp. ISRA430 encodes:
- a CDS encoding AzlC family ABC transporter permease, with amino-acid sequence MALPPLDSPQWHSPWRAFAWGLRSITQTILTIVLFVTYLGIGALAHDTHFSLLWALASTLFVWAGPAQIILITTLGSGATIIQSAIAVTVSAIRLFPMVVSVLPLMRTPTTKRRELIFAAHLTAVTLWVECHRFLPQVPRERRIAFVHGLGFGLVSVCLTANTVGYFLAANLTQTLGAAILLLTPLSFLFSTARNSREIADVVALALGIVLYPLAAKMNSGLDILVSGVAAGTIAYGVHWWREVRA; translated from the coding sequence GTGGCGCTTCCTCCGCTCGATTCTCCTCAATGGCACAGCCCCTGGCGCGCCTTTGCGTGGGGGCTGCGCTCGATCACGCAGACGATCCTCACCATCGTCCTGTTCGTGACCTATCTCGGCATCGGCGCGCTCGCCCATGACACCCATTTCAGCCTGCTCTGGGCGCTGGCTTCGACGCTGTTCGTCTGGGCGGGGCCGGCGCAGATCATTCTGATCACAACGCTCGGTTCGGGCGCGACCATCATCCAGTCGGCGATTGCGGTCACCGTCAGCGCGATCCGCCTGTTTCCGATGGTGGTCTCGGTGCTGCCGCTGATGCGCACGCCAACGACGAAACGGCGCGAGCTGATTTTCGCCGCGCATCTCACCGCCGTGACGCTCTGGGTCGAGTGCCACCGCTTCCTCCCGCAGGTGCCGCGAGAGCGGCGAATCGCCTTCGTCCACGGGCTCGGCTTCGGCTTGGTCTCGGTGTGCCTCACCGCCAATACGGTGGGCTATTTCCTCGCCGCCAACCTGACGCAAACACTGGGCGCGGCGATCCTCCTGCTCACGCCGCTGTCCTTCCTGTTCTCGACCGCGCGCAACAGCCGCGAAATCGCCGACGTCGTCGCGCTCGCGCTGGGCATCGTGCTCTATCCGTTGGCCGCGAAGATGAACAGCGGCCTCGATATCCTCGTCAGCGGTGTTGCGGCCGGCACGATTGCCTATGGCGTGCATTGGTGGCGCGAGGTGCGCGCATGA
- a CDS encoding lytic transglycosylase domain-containing protein produces MPPLSAARRPLRMFAALLLSATQALAEDASPAKTDVAVPSVEELARPPEKPASARESDTRESICLIIEAAARDANLPLEFFARVIWQESRFQTDAVGPVTRSGERAQGIAQFMPGTASERGLLDPFNPVQALPKSAEFLNDLRNQFGNLGLAAAAYNAGPRRVQEWLAGTGGMPEQTRHYVVAITGATVEDWAKAGSAGKGPPSAPPTSCRDLMALLKRAPNPFVAELEQHVQLAAAKVWGVQLAAGFDRNRALAMYSRAVTRLSAVIGDRDPSILSSVMRSRGTHAFYQVRIGADTRSEADDLCNRIRKAGGACFVLKNRGVSG; encoded by the coding sequence ATGCCACCTCTCTCCGCCGCGCGCAGGCCGCTGCGCATGTTTGCCGCACTGCTCCTGTCGGCGACGCAGGCGCTGGCAGAGGATGCGTCGCCCGCAAAGACCGATGTCGCTGTCCCAAGCGTCGAGGAGCTGGCGCGGCCGCCGGAAAAGCCGGCTAGCGCGCGAGAGAGCGATACGCGGGAGTCGATCTGTCTGATCATCGAGGCCGCGGCGCGCGACGCTAACCTGCCGCTGGAATTCTTCGCCCGCGTGATCTGGCAGGAGAGCCGCTTCCAGACCGACGCGGTCGGGCCCGTGACGCGCAGCGGCGAGCGCGCGCAGGGGATCGCGCAGTTCATGCCAGGCACGGCGAGCGAGCGCGGCCTGCTCGATCCCTTCAACCCGGTCCAGGCGCTGCCGAAGTCGGCCGAGTTTCTCAACGACCTGCGCAACCAGTTCGGCAATCTTGGCCTCGCTGCCGCCGCCTACAACGCAGGTCCGCGGCGGGTGCAGGAGTGGCTTGCGGGCACCGGCGGCATGCCGGAGCAGACGCGCCACTACGTCGTCGCCATCACCGGCGCGACCGTCGAGGACTGGGCGAAAGCGGGCAGCGCCGGAAAGGGACCGCCGAGCGCGCCGCCGACAAGCTGCCGCGACCTGATGGCGCTCTTGAAGCGCGCGCCAAATCCCTTCGTCGCCGAGCTCGAGCAGCATGTGCAGCTTGCCGCCGCAAAAGTCTGGGGCGTGCAGCTTGCCGCCGGGTTTGATCGCAACAGGGCGCTGGCGATGTATTCCCGTGCGGTGACGCGCCTCAGCGCCGTGATCGGTGACCGCGATCCAAGCATTCTGAGCTCGGTGATGCGCAGTCGCGGCACGCACGCTTTCTACCAGGTGCGCATCGGCGCCGATACGCGCAGTGAGGCGGACGACCTCTGCAACCGCATCCGGAAGGCAGGCGGCGCCTGCTTCGTGCTCAAGAACCGGGGCGTGAGCGGGTAG
- a CDS encoding HIT family protein translates to MTAYDPNNIFAKILRGEFPCYKVYENEHVLAFLDIMPRSPGHTLVIPKAPARNILDINPDDYAHVARATHKIAAAAMKAFEADGITVQQFNEPAGGQVVFHLHMHVMPRHDGVALLPPASRKEDGKVLEEHAAKLIAELKAG, encoded by the coding sequence ATGACCGCTTACGATCCCAATAATATCTTCGCGAAAATCCTGCGCGGCGAATTCCCGTGTTACAAGGTCTATGAGAACGAGCACGTGCTCGCTTTCCTCGACATCATGCCGCGCTCGCCCGGCCATACGCTCGTCATCCCAAAAGCCCCTGCCCGCAACATTCTCGACATCAACCCGGACGACTACGCCCATGTTGCCCGCGCCACGCACAAGATCGCGGCCGCCGCGATGAAGGCGTTCGAGGCCGACGGCATCACGGTGCAACAGTTCAACGAGCCCGCCGGCGGTCAGGTAGTGTTTCACCTGCACATGCACGTGATGCCGCGTCACGACGGTGTAGCGCTGCTTCCGCCCGCGAGCCGCAAGGAAGACGGCAAGGTGCTGGAAGAGCACGCGGCCAAGCTAATCGCGGAGCTGAAAGCGGGTTAG
- a CDS encoding phenylacetaldoxime dehydratase family protein encodes MESAIPPHLQTERSRHKRVPDDYRPPYPSFVARYKPNVGRVVMAYFGVQYRGAPPAAATDALAEIDRRFVATDGPSHWDRAHYVDQSGYANVVSVAYWDDIARFDAWFAPAREAWTGSAREGIGTFIEVLRPAVARHETLFSSLGRPEGVAVIADSMSGEVQEHAYWGGMRDRIPLSQTDAMAPGGDPKLVRDGARLRVIANDNLCLIRSGQDWSDTEASERKLYLDDVEPVLREGMDFLRDDGLTIGCYANRYMRVLGADGRPSEKSYGQSWWKSLAALERWAESHPTHVRIFGAAMKYLSTLGPSAKLRLYHEVTVAAADEQFFEYLNCHPKTGMLAAVETVGA; translated from the coding sequence ATGGAATCCGCAATTCCTCCGCATCTTCAGACGGAGCGCTCGCGCCACAAGCGCGTGCCGGACGACTATCGGCCGCCGTATCCATCGTTCGTGGCGCGCTACAAGCCGAACGTTGGCCGCGTCGTGATGGCCTATTTCGGCGTGCAGTATCGCGGCGCGCCGCCGGCCGCCGCGACCGACGCGCTGGCCGAGATCGACCGGCGTTTCGTTGCGACCGATGGTCCGTCACATTGGGATCGCGCGCATTATGTCGACCAGTCCGGCTATGCCAACGTGGTCTCGGTCGCCTATTGGGACGACATCGCGCGCTTCGACGCCTGGTTTGCGCCGGCACGCGAGGCGTGGACCGGCAGCGCACGGGAAGGCATTGGCACCTTCATCGAGGTGTTGCGGCCGGCCGTGGCACGGCACGAGACGCTGTTCTCCTCACTTGGCCGGCCCGAGGGCGTCGCTGTCATCGCGGATAGCATGAGCGGCGAGGTGCAGGAGCACGCCTATTGGGGCGGCATGCGCGACCGCATTCCGCTATCGCAGACCGACGCGATGGCACCCGGCGGCGATCCAAAACTCGTCCGCGACGGTGCGCGGCTGCGCGTGATCGCAAACGACAATCTCTGCCTGATCCGGTCCGGGCAGGACTGGAGCGACACCGAGGCATCGGAGCGAAAGCTCTATCTCGATGATGTCGAGCCGGTGCTGCGCGAGGGCATGGATTTCCTGCGCGACGACGGGCTCACCATCGGCTGCTACGCCAACCGCTACATGCGCGTGCTCGGCGCCGACGGCAGGCCAAGCGAAAAGTCCTATGGCCAGAGCTGGTGGAAGAGTCTTGCCGCGCTGGAGCGCTGGGCGGAATCCCATCCGACCCACGTCCGGATCTTTGGCGCGGCGATGAAGTATCTGTCGACGCTGGGGCCGTCAGCAAAGCTGCGGCTCTATCACGAGGTCACGGTGGCCGCCGCGGATGAACAGTTCTTCGAATACCTGAACTGTCATCCCAAGACCGGCATGCTGGCGGCCGTCGAAACCGTCGGCGCGTGA
- the tsaA gene encoding tRNA (N6-threonylcarbamoyladenosine(37)-N6)-methyltransferase TrmO translates to MVRENELREGEVAIELPPTEDAGLVFIGRIRTPWSSRLETPRQGRLDGPVCRLEIFEPFVPAIKGVDFYSNLEVLYWLDRSRRDIILQSPKNNQNTRGTFSLRSPVRPNPIGTSIVKLVGVEGNTILVRGLDCIDNTPLIDIKPDRCEFTPLAAPQPGDFETE, encoded by the coding sequence ATGGTTCGCGAAAACGAACTCCGCGAGGGCGAAGTCGCCATTGAGCTGCCGCCGACGGAGGATGCCGGCCTCGTCTTCATTGGCCGAATCCGCACGCCATGGAGCTCACGGCTGGAGACGCCGCGGCAGGGCCGTCTCGACGGCCCGGTGTGCCGGCTGGAGATCTTCGAGCCGTTCGTGCCGGCGATCAAGGGCGTCGACTTCTACAGCAATCTCGAAGTGCTGTACTGGCTCGACCGCTCCCGGCGCGACATCATTCTGCAAAGCCCCAAGAACAACCAGAACACCCGCGGCACCTTTTCGCTGCGCTCGCCGGTCAGGCCCAATCCGATCGGCACCTCGATCGTGAAGCTGGTCGGCGTCGAGGGCAACACGATCCTGGTGCGCGGGCTCGACTGCATCGACAACACGCCGTTGATCGACATCAAGCCTGATCGCTGCGAGTTCACGCCGCTTGCCGCGCCGCAGCCGGGGGATTTTGAGACGGAGTGA
- a CDS encoding TRAP transporter substrate-binding protein, protein MFPGLPLPMLFPAKRIRTILALFLWVVLSVVPATAQVAWRMTTEYPQNNISGIGLTTFASRVAARTNGFVTVTNAFDNELKISSGEMPRAAQDGRIVGGDAFAGALSGIDPILGLSTLPFLVQSVDAARAANLRARPLYEKALAARGLKLLYVTIWPATGLWSERSLEGADDLPKLNLRAYDANSSEVMRAAGANAQFLPMDAALAGLKEHRLNAFLTSGDGGAGRKLWDFLPYFTAINYAMPVSIAFVRSDAFTELSEPIQREVLAAAEETEQSQLALLTHRTSENYARMRDNGVRIAEPAPPSLIAALRKAATTAITTWETQAGADAAAIVEWARQQ, encoded by the coding sequence ATGTTCCCTGGTCTGCCCCTCCCAATGCTTTTCCCCGCCAAACGGATCCGCACCATCCTCGCCCTCTTCCTCTGGGTCGTCCTCAGCGTCGTCCCGGCGACCGCGCAAGTTGCCTGGCGGATGACCACGGAATACCCGCAGAACAACATTTCCGGGATCGGGCTCACGACATTCGCCAGCCGCGTCGCCGCGCGCACCAACGGCTTCGTGACCGTCACCAACGCCTTCGACAACGAGCTCAAGATCAGCTCGGGCGAGATGCCGCGCGCCGCGCAGGACGGCCGGATCGTCGGCGGCGACGCCTTTGCAGGCGCGCTCTCCGGCATCGACCCGATACTCGGTCTTTCCACCCTGCCCTTCCTCGTGCAATCGGTTGACGCCGCCCGTGCCGCCAACTTGCGGGCACGCCCGCTCTATGAAAAGGCGCTCGCGGCGCGCGGCCTCAAACTGCTTTATGTGACGATCTGGCCGGCAACAGGCCTCTGGTCGGAGCGTTCGCTCGAAGGCGCCGACGACCTGCCGAAGCTGAATTTGCGGGCTTACGATGCTAATTCCAGCGAGGTCATGCGCGCGGCCGGCGCAAATGCGCAGTTCCTGCCGATGGACGCCGCGCTCGCGGGTCTGAAGGAACATCGGCTGAATGCGTTCCTCACCTCCGGCGATGGCGGCGCGGGACGCAAGCTCTGGGATTTTCTGCCCTACTTCACGGCCATCAACTACGCGATGCCGGTCTCGATCGCCTTCGTCCGCAGCGATGCATTCACTGAGCTGTCCGAGCCGATTCAGCGCGAGGTGCTGGCTGCGGCTGAAGAGACCGAGCAAAGCCAGCTCGCGCTACTCACCCATCGCACCTCCGAAAACTATGCGCGCATGCGCGACAATGGCGTCCGCATCGCTGAGCCGGCGCCGCCGTCCCTCATCGCGGCGCTCCGGAAGGCGGCGACGACCGCAATCACCACCTGGGAGACCCAGGCCGGCGCGGATGCCGCAGCGATCGTCGAATGGGCCCGGCAGCAATGA
- a CDS encoding HAD family hydrolase translates to MQTIYFDLDGTLTNPKPGITRSIQYALERLGKPVPSEDELTWCIGPPLHASLKKLTGTDELADRALLLYRERFSEVGLFENEAYSGIKDTLARIAATRQRMFVATSKPAVYANRIIDHFGLRPYFERVFGSELDGTRVDKRDLLRYALDEAKVDPNSAIMIGDRSHDVVGARTNGMTAIGVLYGYGSEAELRDAGAHHICAAHPELLGHCIA, encoded by the coding sequence ATGCAAACCATCTACTTCGATCTCGACGGCACGCTGACCAACCCCAAGCCGGGGATCACCCGCTCGATCCAGTATGCGCTGGAGCGACTCGGCAAGCCTGTTCCGAGCGAGGACGAGCTGACCTGGTGCATCGGGCCGCCGCTGCATGCCAGCCTGAAGAAGCTTACCGGAACCGACGAGCTCGCCGACCGGGCGCTGCTGCTCTACCGCGAGCGATTCAGTGAAGTCGGCCTGTTCGAGAACGAGGCGTATTCCGGCATCAAGGACACTCTGGCGAGGATTGCAGCGACACGCCAGCGGATGTTCGTCGCCACCAGCAAGCCCGCAGTCTACGCCAACCGCATCATCGATCATTTCGGCTTGCGGCCTTATTTCGAGCGCGTGTTCGGCTCCGAGCTCGATGGCACGCGGGTCGACAAGCGCGACCTGCTGCGCTACGCGCTCGACGAGGCGAAGGTCGATCCTAACAGCGCGATCATGATCGGCGACCGCAGCCACGATGTGGTCGGCGCCAGGACCAACGGCATGACCGCCATCGGCGTGCTCTACGGCTATGGCAGCGAGGCCGAGCTCAGGGATGCCGGCGCGCATCACATCTGCGCCGCGCACCCGGAGCTGCTCGGTCACTGCATCGCATAA
- a CDS encoding AzlD domain-containing protein, with protein sequence MSLSQLIGDWHALAVLFVAGVIPNQIWRMLGLWFGGGIDEGSELLVWVRAVATAILAGVIGQIVVEPPGALTSVPDGLRYGAVAAGLVVFLLTRRSIFAGVVTGEVFMLAGQWWLG encoded by the coding sequence ATGAGCCTCTCCCAGCTCATCGGCGATTGGCACGCGCTCGCTGTGCTGTTCGTCGCCGGCGTTATTCCCAACCAGATATGGCGCATGCTTGGCCTGTGGTTCGGCGGCGGTATCGACGAGGGCTCCGAGCTCCTGGTCTGGGTGAGGGCGGTCGCGACCGCGATTCTCGCCGGCGTCATCGGCCAGATAGTTGTCGAGCCGCCGGGCGCGCTGACGAGCGTGCCGGACGGCTTACGCTACGGCGCAGTAGCCGCCGGCCTCGTCGTGTTCCTGTTGACCCGCCGCTCGATTTTCGCCGGCGTCGTCACCGGCGAAGTCTTCATGCTGGCCGGACAGTGGTGGCTGGGCTAA
- a CDS encoding GNAT family N-acetyltransferase, with the protein MASSEITLEAVPSIGEISPEDWDACANPGGRCNGSGPGTSSGLSGDSAALSKPTYNPFVSHAFFSAVENSGSATPRTGWGPRHLVAKIDGRVAGVVPCYLKSHSQGEYVFDRGWADAYERAGGRYYPKLQVSVPFTPATGPRLLIRDGVDRGRIAEALASGLVALCGVSKASSVHVTFAREAEWKLLASHGFLQRTDQQFHWHNQGFATFDDFLSTLNSRHRKSIKRERRDALAAGVSIHWLRGNEITEDAWDAFFAFYMETGSRKWGRPYLTREFFSLIGETMSDDVLLVMARRNHRWIAGAINFIGADTLFGRNWGAVEHHPFLHFEVCYYQAIDFAIKHGLTHVEAGAQGEHKIARGYLPRTTHSAHFIADPGLRRAIDDYLKRERAYVAEAGRELAELGPFRKDADEAP; encoded by the coding sequence ATGGCATCATCCGAAATCACGCTTGAGGCCGTACCATCCATTGGCGAAATCTCGCCGGAGGACTGGGACGCATGCGCCAACCCGGGCGGGAGATGCAATGGGTCTGGCCCGGGAACCTCATCCGGGCTCTCAGGCGATTCCGCTGCTCTCTCAAAACCCACCTATAACCCGTTCGTCTCACACGCGTTTTTCTCCGCCGTTGAGAATTCGGGTTCGGCGACCCCGCGCACCGGCTGGGGACCGCGGCATCTCGTGGCCAAGATCGACGGTCGCGTCGCCGGCGTCGTGCCCTGCTATCTGAAATCGCATTCGCAGGGCGAGTATGTCTTCGACCGCGGCTGGGCGGATGCCTATGAGCGCGCCGGCGGGCGCTATTATCCGAAGCTGCAGGTTTCGGTTCCCTTCACGCCGGCGACCGGACCGCGGCTCCTGATCCGGGACGGCGTCGATCGCGGCCGCATTGCGGAGGCGCTGGCGAGCGGGCTGGTGGCGCTGTGCGGCGTCAGCAAAGCCTCCTCGGTGCACGTCACCTTCGCGCGCGAGGCCGAGTGGAAGCTGCTCGCAAGCCACGGCTTCCTACAGCGGACCGACCAGCAGTTCCATTGGCACAACCAGGGGTTCGCGACGTTCGATGATTTCCTCAGCACGCTGAACTCCCGCCACCGCAAATCGATCAAGCGCGAGCGGCGCGATGCGCTCGCCGCCGGCGTCAGCATCCACTGGCTTAGGGGCAATGAGATCACCGAGGATGCCTGGGACGCGTTCTTCGCGTTCTACATGGAGACCGGTTCGCGCAAATGGGGCCGGCCGTACCTGACGCGTGAATTCTTCTCGCTGATCGGCGAGACTATGAGCGACGACGTGCTGCTGGTGATGGCCCGGCGCAATCACCGCTGGATCGCGGGCGCGATCAACTTCATCGGCGCGGACACGCTGTTCGGCCGCAACTGGGGAGCAGTCGAGCATCATCCGTTCCTGCATTTCGAGGTCTGCTACTATCAGGCCATCGATTTCGCGATCAAACACGGCCTCACGCATGTCGAGGCCGGCGCGCAGGGCGAGCACAAGATCGCGCGCGGCTACCTGCCGCGGACGACCCATTCCGCCCACTTCATCGCCGATCCCGGCCTCCGCCGCGCCATCGACGACTATCTCAAGCGCGAGCGCGCCTATGTCGCTGAAGCCGGCCGCGAGCTCGCCGAGCTCGGGCCGTTCCGGAAGGACGCGGACGAGGCGCCTTGA
- a CDS encoding glycerophosphodiester phosphodiesterase — translation MRAPDWLTARPVAHRGLHDISRGVVENMPGAVQAAIAGNFAIEVDIQLSADGEAMVHHDHALGRLTEATGELIKKTAAELKAVAFKDTSERMMSLADLCALVAGRAPLVIEVKSHFAGDRKLVKRMAEVLSSYDGPAVGMSFDPDQVLALRELLPSRPRGIVAQRTYEDEYWAYLTQGQRDSMLYLRHGIQTQPHFVAFKVDHLPAPAPWIARNVFGCALLGWTVRTPEQRARAGQYADQMIFEGFVP, via the coding sequence GTGCGAGCCCCGGATTGGCTGACAGCGCGGCCGGTCGCGCATCGCGGCCTGCATGACATCTCGCGCGGCGTCGTCGAGAACATGCCGGGCGCGGTGCAGGCGGCGATCGCGGGCAATTTCGCCATCGAGGTCGATATCCAGCTCAGCGCCGACGGCGAAGCCATGGTGCATCACGACCATGCGCTCGGCCGTCTCACCGAGGCCACCGGCGAGCTGATCAAGAAGACCGCGGCGGAACTGAAGGCCGTCGCATTCAAGGACACGTCCGAGCGGATGATGTCGCTGGCCGATCTCTGCGCCCTCGTCGCCGGCCGCGCGCCGCTGGTGATCGAGGTGAAGAGCCATTTTGCCGGTGACCGCAAGCTGGTGAAGCGGATGGCAGAGGTGCTGTCGTCCTATGACGGTCCGGCCGTCGGCATGTCCTTCGATCCCGACCAGGTACTGGCGCTGCGCGAGCTGTTGCCCTCGCGCCCGCGCGGCATCGTCGCGCAGCGGACCTATGAGGACGAGTATTGGGCTTACCTGACGCAAGGGCAGCGCGACAGCATGCTGTATCTGCGCCACGGCATTCAGACCCAGCCGCATTTCGTCGCCTTCAAGGTCGACCACCTCCCCGCGCCCGCGCCCTGGATCGCGCGAAATGTGTTCGGCTGCGCCCTGCTCGGCTGGACCGTGCGCACGCCCGAACAGCGCGCGCGCGCCGGGCAATATGCGGATCAGATGATCTTTGAGGGGTTCGTGCCGTAA